The following proteins are encoded in a genomic region of Cryptomeria japonica chromosome 11, Sugi_1.0, whole genome shotgun sequence:
- the LOC131067147 gene encoding uncharacterized protein LOC131067147 isoform X2, giving the protein MVDIWPIRNTEFQKRELSTRLFSRMVLGDPETNPLMFPRILQELQEELGVYIVTFDRAGYGESDPDPKRSVRSAALDIEQLADQLDLGPKFYVTGLSMGGYSIWGCLKYIPHRLAGAALLAPVVNYWWQGFPANLFNEAYSLQALQDQWALRIPHYTPWLTYWWMTQNWFPSSSVISGTWKTVNRYDAEMMQNVFARQRAAGHFRATVQQGVFESLHKDMMVMFGKWDFDPMDLQNPFPNNEVSVHLWQGDEDALVPVSLQRYVAKRLPWIHYHEVPEAGHLFSFMEGMTDRILRSLLLGEESPNNTS; this is encoded by the exons ATGGTAGACATTTGGCCTATAAGGAACACGGAGTTCCAAAAGAGAGAGCTAAGTACAAGATTATTTTCGCGCATGGTTTTAGGGGATCCAGAAACGAATCCCTTAATGTTTCCAAG AATCTTGCAGGAACTTCAGGAAGAACTGGGTGTGTACATTGTAACTTTTGACAGAGCTGGGTATGGAGAAAGTGATCCAGATCCTAAGCGATCTGTCAGAAGTGCAGCTCTTGATATCGAACAGCTTGCAGACCAACTTGATCTTGGCCCTAAATTTTATGTAACGGGCCTCTCTATGGGGGGATATTCAATTTGGGGATGCCTCAAATATATACCTCACAG ATTAGCAGGTGCGGCACTCCTAGCACCTGTTGTAAATTACTGGTGGCAAGGATTCCCTGCTAATTTATTTAATGAAGCTTATTCTCTGCAAGCTCTACAAGATCAATGGGCACTTCGTATTCCACATTATACCCCTTGGTTAACTTATTGGTGGATGACACAAAACTGGTTTCCTTCTTCAAGTGTTATATCTGGTACTTGGAAAACTGTGAACCGATATGATGCTGAGATGATGCAAAATGTTTTTGCCCGTCAACGAGCAGCTGGA CATTTCAGGGCAACAGTGCAGCAAGGAGTCTTTGAGTCTTTGCACAAAGACATGATGGTTATGTTTGGTAAGTGGGATTTTGATCCCATGGATCTCCAGAATCCATTTCCCAACAATGAAGTTTCTGTGCATCTATGGCAAGGGGATGAGGATGCACTTGTACCAGTGTCGTTGCAGCGTTATGTTGCTAAAAGGCTCCCTTGGATTCATTACCATGAGGTTCCCGAGGCTGGTCACTTGTTCAGTTTCATGGAGGGCATGACTGATCGCATATTGAGGAGTCTTTTGTTGGGAGAGGAATCTCCAAACAATACGAGTTAG
- the LOC131067147 gene encoding uncharacterized protein LOC131067147 isoform X1: MAAGTRRVSAASARAHTRKGKSEGGSPFGRGILKKLFLVSFVVFLAWAYKSIQPPPPNICGSPNGPPVTAPRVQLPDGRHLAYKEHGVPKERAKYKIIFAHGFRGSRNESLNVSKELQEELGVYIVTFDRAGYGESDPDPKRSVRSAALDIEQLADQLDLGPKFYVTGLSMGGYSIWGCLKYIPHRLAGAALLAPVVNYWWQGFPANLFNEAYSLQALQDQWALRIPHYTPWLTYWWMTQNWFPSSSVISGTWKTVNRYDAEMMQNVFARQRAAGHFRATVQQGVFESLHKDMMVMFGKWDFDPMDLQNPFPNNEVSVHLWQGDEDALVPVSLQRYVAKRLPWIHYHEVPEAGHLFSFMEGMTDRILRSLLLGEESPNNTS; this comes from the exons ATGGCTGCTGGGACCAGAAGGGTTTCTGCTGCCTCTGCCCGAGCCCACACCCGGAAAGGCAAGTCTGAGGGGGGATCTCCATTTGGTAGAG GTATATTAAAGAAACTGTTCCTTGTTTCATTTGTGGTGTTCCTTGCATGGGCATACAAATCCATCCAACCACCCCCTCCTAATATTTGTGGATCTCCCAATGGCCCTCCTGTAACTGCTCCTCGTGTTCAGCTTCCAGATGGTAGACATTTGGCCTATAAGGAACACGGAGTTCCAAAAGAGAGAGCTAAGTACAAGATTATTTTCGCGCATGGTTTTAGGGGATCCAGAAACGAATCCCTTAATGTTTCCAAG GAACTTCAGGAAGAACTGGGTGTGTACATTGTAACTTTTGACAGAGCTGGGTATGGAGAAAGTGATCCAGATCCTAAGCGATCTGTCAGAAGTGCAGCTCTTGATATCGAACAGCTTGCAGACCAACTTGATCTTGGCCCTAAATTTTATGTAACGGGCCTCTCTATGGGGGGATATTCAATTTGGGGATGCCTCAAATATATACCTCACAG ATTAGCAGGTGCGGCACTCCTAGCACCTGTTGTAAATTACTGGTGGCAAGGATTCCCTGCTAATTTATTTAATGAAGCTTATTCTCTGCAAGCTCTACAAGATCAATGGGCACTTCGTATTCCACATTATACCCCTTGGTTAACTTATTGGTGGATGACACAAAACTGGTTTCCTTCTTCAAGTGTTATATCTGGTACTTGGAAAACTGTGAACCGATATGATGCTGAGATGATGCAAAATGTTTTTGCCCGTCAACGAGCAGCTGGA CATTTCAGGGCAACAGTGCAGCAAGGAGTCTTTGAGTCTTTGCACAAAGACATGATGGTTATGTTTGGTAAGTGGGATTTTGATCCCATGGATCTCCAGAATCCATTTCCCAACAATGAAGTTTCTGTGCATCTATGGCAAGGGGATGAGGATGCACTTGTACCAGTGTCGTTGCAGCGTTATGTTGCTAAAAGGCTCCCTTGGATTCATTACCATGAGGTTCCCGAGGCTGGTCACTTGTTCAGTTTCATGGAGGGCATGACTGATCGCATATTGAGGAGTCTTTTGTTGGGAGAGGAATCTCCAAACAATACGAGTTAG